Proteins from one Deinococcus sp. AB2017081 genomic window:
- a CDS encoding 2-phosphoglycerate kinase, which yields MTHPDLRIGTARHAFPFSRGLIVESLVNAGAPAGEAAAAARRVEQQLRLARRTLVTADELQALMVEVAQDVSGETVSTEAARQTPAFVDIQVTAKKGNLPFSRGVLARTLEDTGLTGREAYATASALDVQFRRSGVRHLSADEIDNRTEQMLEDTYGPALRQTYRYLRRNRGKLGVQGSDDSAPTPFSKGILAQSMLAAGVAPDVARRVARITQRDLRGSDDRVVRSRVIREKVERLLRDEVGPDISARYRLLRVIRRPPRPVIVLLGGVSGTGKSFLAAEIAYRLGIARVVSTDSIREVMRAMVSPALLPTLHASTFSAWEALLPPGTARPEQPGRAALLAGFRDQVQQVSVGLNAVVQRSVQEGSSLVLEGVHLVPGYLRAEAFEGALVIPMLVSLPDEQEHRRHFQSRDAETAASRPMHRYMKYFREIRMMQEELEDLARKQDVPLLDGLTLDESADQAVDVVLRRVMVALTPQERAALLGDDGSEPTLDARDVAGSPGR from the coding sequence ATCACCCACCCCGACCTGCGCATCGGCACGGCCCGCCACGCGTTCCCGTTCAGCCGGGGGCTGATCGTCGAATCCCTCGTGAACGCCGGCGCACCGGCCGGAGAGGCGGCCGCGGCCGCACGGCGCGTCGAGCAGCAGCTGCGGCTGGCGCGGCGCACGCTGGTGACTGCCGACGAACTCCAGGCGCTGATGGTCGAGGTCGCCCAGGACGTGAGTGGCGAGACCGTGAGCACGGAGGCGGCGCGGCAGACCCCGGCGTTCGTGGATATCCAGGTCACGGCGAAGAAGGGCAACCTGCCGTTCAGCCGGGGGGTGCTGGCCCGCACCCTGGAGGACACCGGCCTGACCGGGCGCGAGGCCTACGCGACGGCCAGCGCCCTCGACGTGCAGTTCCGGCGCAGTGGAGTGCGCCACCTGAGCGCCGATGAGATCGACAACCGCACCGAACAGATGCTGGAGGACACCTACGGCCCCGCCCTGCGCCAGACGTACCGCTACCTGCGGCGCAACCGGGGCAAGCTGGGGGTGCAGGGCAGCGACGACAGTGCGCCCACGCCCTTTTCCAAGGGCATCCTGGCCCAGTCCATGCTGGCAGCCGGGGTCGCTCCCGACGTGGCCCGCCGGGTGGCCCGGATCACACAGCGCGACCTGCGCGGCAGTGACGACCGCGTGGTGCGCAGCCGCGTGATCCGCGAGAAGGTCGAGCGACTGCTGCGCGACGAGGTCGGGCCGGACATCAGCGCCCGCTACCGGCTGCTGCGTGTGATCCGCCGCCCGCCCCGCCCGGTGATCGTGCTGCTGGGCGGCGTGAGCGGCACCGGCAAGAGCTTCCTGGCCGCCGAGATCGCGTACCGGCTGGGGATCGCGCGGGTGGTCAGCACCGATTCCATCCGGGAGGTCATGCGGGCGATGGTCTCGCCGGCCCTGCTGCCGACCCTGCACGCCAGCACCTTCAGCGCGTGGGAGGCGCTGCTGCCGCCTGGCACCGCCCGCCCGGAACAGCCCGGCCGCGCCGCGCTGCTGGCCGGCTTCCGGGATCAGGTGCAGCAGGTCAGCGTGGGTCTGAACGCCGTCGTGCAGCGCAGCGTGCAGGAGGGCAGCAGTCTGGTGCTGGAGGGGGTGCATCTGGTGCCCGGGTACCTGCGGGCCGAGGCCTTCGAGGGTGCCCTGGTGATTCCCATGCTGGTCAGCCTGCCCGACGAGCAGGAGCACCGCCGGCACTTCCAGTCCCGCGACGCCGAGACGGCCGCGAGCCGCCCCATGCACCGCTACATGAAGTACTTCCGAGAGATCCGCATGATGCAGGAGGAGCTGGAAGACCTGGCCCGCAAGCAGGACGTCCCGCTCCTCGACGGCCTGACCCTGGACGAGAGCGCGGATCAGGCCGTCGACGTGGTACTGCGCCGCGTGATGGTCGCCCTGACGCCACAGGAACGCGCAGCCCTGCTGGGCGACGACGGCAGTGAGCCCACCCTGGACGCCCGGGACGTAGCCGGCAGTCCCGGCCGCTGA
- a CDS encoding organic hydroperoxide resistance protein, whose protein sequence is MSNLYTAEAVATGGRAGHTKSTDGRLDLGLSVPASIGGDDGPGTNPEQLFAAGYAACFQGALGVIARRQKLDLGDGTTVTARVGLQRAGLSFGLDVELVGHFPALSPEQGLELMHAAHEVCPYSVATRGNVDVRLSVV, encoded by the coding sequence GTGAGCAACCTCTATACCGCAGAAGCTGTCGCCACCGGTGGCCGCGCCGGACACACGAAGTCCACCGACGGTCGCCTGGATCTGGGCCTCAGCGTGCCCGCCAGTATCGGCGGCGACGACGGCCCCGGCACGAACCCCGAGCAGCTGTTTGCGGCAGGCTACGCCGCGTGCTTCCAGGGTGCCCTGGGCGTGATTGCCCGCCGCCAGAAGCTCGACCTGGGCGACGGGACGACCGTCACGGCGCGGGTGGGGCTCCAGCGGGCCGGGCTGTCCTTCGGTCTGGACGTGGAACTCGTCGGCCATTTTCCTGCCCTGAGCCCCGAACAGGGCCTGGAACTCATGCACGCGGCCCACGAGGTCTGCCCATATTCCGTCGCCACGCGCGGCAATGTGGACGTGCGGCTCAGCGTGGTCTGA
- the pdxH gene encoding pyridoxamine 5'-phosphate oxidase: MTDLTAMRVSYARAELRRADLNPDPLAQFQGWLDEALRAELLEPYAMQLATASASGRPSVRTVLLRGASPEGLTFYTNFESHKGHDLGANPHAEVLFVWGPLERQVRASGAVTRVPDAEADAYFHVRPRDSQLAAHASDPQSAPISDRAALDAKAAALAAQYPEGTVIPRPIFWGGYRVHVQEWEFWQGRENRMHDRFRYTRQEGGQQIGWNIDRLMP; this comes from the coding sequence ATGACTGACCTCACCGCCATGCGCGTGTCCTACGCCCGTGCCGAGCTGCGCCGCGCCGACCTGAATCCTGATCCGCTGGCGCAGTTCCAGGGCTGGCTGGACGAGGCGCTGAGGGCCGAGCTGCTGGAGCCGTATGCCATGCAGCTGGCCACGGCGTCGGCCAGCGGGCGGCCGTCGGTACGGACTGTGCTGCTGCGCGGGGCCAGTCCGGAGGGACTGACCTTCTACACCAACTTCGAGTCGCACAAGGGCCATGACCTGGGCGCGAACCCGCACGCCGAAGTGCTGTTCGTATGGGGGCCACTGGAGCGGCAGGTGCGGGCCTCCGGTGCCGTGACCCGCGTGCCCGACGCCGAGGCCGACGCCTATTTCCACGTCCGGCCGCGCGACTCGCAGCTCGCCGCGCACGCCAGCGACCCGCAGAGTGCCCCCATATCTGACCGGGCGGCGCTGGACGCGAAGGCCGCCGCGCTGGCGGCGCAGTACCCGGAGGGCACCGTCATTCCCCGCCCGATCTTCTGGGGCGGCTACCGCGTGCACGTGCAGGAGTGGGAGTTCTGGCAGGGCCGCGAGAACCGCATGCACGACCGGTTCCGCTACACCCGGCAGGAGGGCGGGCAGCAGATCGGCTGGAACATCGACCGCCTGATGCCCTGA
- a CDS encoding DNA-formamidopyrimidine glycosylase, whose translation MPELPEVETTRRKIEPLLRGRTILSVTHDAPHKYRDTHLAVGRRVQGLSRRGKYLMLQLAAADAAEDDPHDLEFIVHLGMTGGFRLESGKHTRVVLETDAGTLHFDDARRFGKMAVVRPGEYAGMPTLAAMGPEPLSDDFREAEFVALARVAGAVKPWLLSQKPVSGVGNIYADEALWEARIHPAQTRLTAAEGRRLYRAIREVMGRAVEAGGSSLGDGVGNYRQHDGVPGAYQHEHHAYGQEGTPCPRCGTDIVKTVLAQRGTHSCPTCQVLRAEGKRRKADD comes from the coding sequence ATGCCGGAACTGCCGGAAGTCGAGACCACCCGCCGCAAGATCGAGCCGCTGCTGCGCGGCCGCACCATCCTGAGCGTCACCCACGACGCGCCACACAAGTACCGCGACACGCACCTGGCCGTGGGCCGCCGCGTGCAGGGCCTGTCGCGCCGGGGCAAGTACCTGATGCTGCAGCTGGCCGCCGCCGATGCTGCCGAGGACGATCCCCACGATCTGGAATTCATCGTCCACCTGGGCATGACCGGGGGCTTCCGGCTGGAGAGCGGGAAGCACACCCGCGTGGTGCTGGAGACCGACGCGGGCACCCTGCACTTCGACGACGCCCGCCGCTTCGGCAAGATGGCCGTCGTGCGCCCCGGCGAATACGCGGGCATGCCGACCCTGGCCGCCATGGGGCCGGAACCCCTCTCGGACGATTTCCGGGAGGCGGAGTTCGTGGCGCTGGCACGAGTCGCGGGCGCGGTCAAGCCGTGGTTGCTGTCGCAAAAGCCCGTGAGCGGCGTGGGCAACATCTATGCCGACGAGGCGCTGTGGGAGGCGAGGATCCACCCCGCCCAGACCCGCCTGACCGCTGCCGAGGGCAGGCGCCTGTACCGCGCCATCCGTGAGGTGATGGGCCGCGCCGTGGAGGCCGGCGGCAGCTCCCTGGGCGACGGTGTCGGCAATTACCGCCAGCACGACGGCGTGCCCGGCGCGTACCAGCACGAGCACCACGCCTACGGCCAGGAGGGCACCCCCTGCCCCCGCTGCGGCACCGACATCGTCAAGACCGTGCTGGCCCAGCGCGGCACGCACTCCTGCCCGACGTGCCAGGTGCTGCGTGCAGAAGGCAAAAGGCGGAAGGCAGATGACTGA
- a CDS encoding putative quinol monooxygenase: MSADPQAVTVHAIITPHPEHVAEVEAELRIMVRETRQEPGNRRYDLLREQTPDGMVRFHVQERYRDLDAVQAHRDSPHYQAYRAKAATWFLEAPQVTLLSDVEVGG; encoded by the coding sequence ATGAGTGCCGACCCGCAGGCCGTGACGGTTCACGCCATCATCACCCCGCACCCCGAGCACGTCGCCGAGGTCGAGGCCGAGCTGCGGATCATGGTGCGTGAGACGCGCCAGGAACCCGGCAACCGGCGCTACGACCTGCTGCGCGAACAGACCCCGGACGGCATGGTGCGCTTCCATGTGCAGGAGCGCTATCGCGACCTGGACGCCGTGCAGGCCCACCGCGACTCGCCGCACTATCAGGCGTACCGTGCGAAGGCCGCCACGTGGTTCCTGGAAGCCCCGCAGGTCACGTTGCTGTCCGACGTGGAGGTGGGCGGCTGA
- a CDS encoding pyroglutamyl-peptidase I: MPTLLLTGFEPFHTHPDNPSAHAAGALDGMEIGETHVTSALLPVEPHAAGRALDALLDTHRPDAVLMTGLAAGRPHVTLERVGLNVMDFQIPDNAGATYQDAPACPEDGAPPAYLSTLPLRAILAAWHAAGIPGHISNTAGLYVCNFVLYHARHRLAQAGRGHVPCGFLHVPANAAVALAWPADRPPLPYLPQPEITRAVEIAARTVVQDGHAPALPRPR, encoded by the coding sequence ATGCCCACGCTGCTGCTGACCGGGTTCGAGCCCTTCCACACGCACCCGGACAATCCCAGTGCCCACGCGGCAGGGGCGCTGGACGGCATGGAGATCGGGGAGACGCACGTGACCTCGGCGCTGCTGCCGGTGGAACCGCACGCGGCGGGCCGGGCGCTGGACGCCCTGCTGGACACCCACCGCCCGGACGCCGTGCTCATGACCGGACTGGCCGCCGGCCGCCCCCACGTGACGCTGGAGCGTGTGGGCCTGAACGTCATGGACTTCCAGATTCCCGACAACGCCGGCGCCACGTACCAGGACGCCCCCGCGTGCCCCGAGGACGGCGCTCCTCCCGCGTACCTGAGCACCCTGCCGCTGCGGGCGATCCTGGCGGCATGGCACGCGGCCGGGATTCCGGGGCACATCAGCAACACGGCCGGGCTGTACGTGTGCAACTTCGTGCTGTACCACGCCCGGCACCGGCTGGCACAGGCCGGGCGGGGACACGTGCCGTGCGGCTTCCTGCACGTGCCGGCGAACGCGGCGGTGGCGCTGGCGTGGCCGGCCGACCGCCCTCCCCTGCCCTACCTGCCGCAGCCGGAGATCACGCGGGCGGTCGAGATCGCGGCGCGGACGGTGGTGCAGGATGGGCACGCCCCCGCCCTGCCACGCCCGCGCTGA
- a CDS encoding transglutaminaseTgpA domain-containing protein — translation MAPRPTVPDAALSPRPRLRLGLTQFGMSYLLLILLTLIGCVNYDLSLGYGLTFLLAGVWVVTAGQAVRAARSLSARVVAPRSAVAGGEARYTVYVTAPARSTALAVIVKTSQGDTRYVNARVPAGTMHPVSVAVPARLRGALTLTSVRVGALDALAIWQASLRLRPESADGWQVPVHPAPEPSAPPPPARPHAATGPGARRVPGDEDFAGLRPYAPGDSPRQVSWRHVARTGTLLTRETDAAGGEATVLDWHDTGGAGAPDARVSRLAAWIATLRASGTPYALRVPGLTVPAGAGDAHAERALDALAGVTPLPPPFTSRVGRTSAPVGLNAAAMRSTVIALAFALAPAALRAPWWVTALIAGLLLHTDWRMQRGRAAIPTWVLGVVAGVSAALLAGTYGTLLGRDAGTALLALLAALKTAETRTRRDANLLILLALFVASTHYFFGQGPLTALHSVLAAWVLLTAAARWTVTAPNETVLPEGRAARHAGVLMALAMPLALTLFVLFPRPSGPLWHLSVQGRATTGLANEITAGEYSDLAQSRAVAFRADFQGPVPPVADRYWRGPVYEAYDGQRWRQVRQGGTSASVDVSGPQWIYTLTMEPSSSPWLPVLDAPVTLPTGTFLTTNFQVIMLRPPATRQRLTVQSRQARLGVRESGERLRYDLTLPAGESPRAVALAATWRTLEPEDRVQAALTYLQQGGFTYTLSPPALPQRDRVDAFLWGAKQGFCEHYASAFTFLMRAAGIPARIVGGYLGGEFNPDGGYLIVRQQDAHAWSEVWLAGQGWVRVDPTALIAPARVNADVQTALDSPLATTAPAPGALARLQLRLDAVQNRWDDLVIGYGGERQQSLLARVGLGDVGGARYSVALLALLALALLPAALWRRRASRPRDPAARALHDLTVRLRVPRDPGETPTAYAARVRGVWPTTGPALEDVLHAYHAARYAPGDPAAALRDLRAAVRRVRRPSRTA, via the coding sequence GTGGCTCCCCGCCCCACCGTCCCGGACGCCGCCCTGTCCCCCCGTCCACGGCTGCGGCTCGGCCTCACGCAGTTCGGGATGTCCTACCTGCTGCTGATCCTGCTGACGCTGATCGGCTGCGTGAACTACGATCTGAGCCTGGGGTATGGCCTGACCTTCCTGCTGGCCGGCGTGTGGGTGGTCACCGCCGGCCAGGCCGTCCGCGCTGCCCGCAGCCTGAGCGCGCGCGTGGTTGCCCCCCGCAGCGCCGTCGCCGGCGGCGAGGCGCGGTACACGGTCTACGTGACCGCGCCGGCCCGCAGCACGGCACTGGCCGTGATCGTGAAGACCAGCCAGGGCGACACGCGCTACGTGAATGCCCGCGTGCCGGCAGGCACGATGCATCCGGTGTCGGTCGCCGTGCCGGCCCGGCTCCGGGGGGCGCTGACCCTGACCTCGGTGCGCGTCGGGGCCCTGGACGCGCTGGCGATCTGGCAGGCCAGTCTCCGCCTCCGGCCCGAGTCCGCCGACGGCTGGCAGGTGCCGGTTCACCCCGCTCCGGAACCGTCGGCCCCTCCGCCGCCGGCCCGTCCACACGCCGCCACCGGCCCCGGTGCCCGGCGGGTTCCCGGAGATGAGGACTTCGCGGGGCTGCGGCCCTATGCGCCGGGCGACTCGCCCAGACAGGTGTCGTGGCGGCACGTGGCGCGCACCGGCACGCTGCTCACGCGCGAGACCGATGCGGCTGGCGGGGAGGCCACCGTGCTGGACTGGCACGACACCGGTGGCGCCGGTGCCCCCGACGCGCGCGTGTCGCGGCTGGCCGCGTGGATCGCCACGCTGCGGGCGTCCGGGACACCGTATGCGCTGCGCGTCCCGGGGCTGACCGTGCCCGCAGGAGCCGGCGATGCCCACGCCGAGCGTGCCCTCGACGCCCTGGCCGGGGTGACTCCGCTGCCTCCGCCGTTCACGTCCAGGGTGGGGCGTACCTCGGCCCCGGTGGGCCTGAACGCCGCTGCGATGCGTTCCACCGTGATCGCCCTGGCGTTCGCCCTGGCCCCCGCCGCGCTGCGTGCTCCGTGGTGGGTGACGGCCCTGATCGCGGGCCTGCTCCTTCACACGGACTGGCGGATGCAGCGGGGGCGTGCCGCCATCCCCACGTGGGTGCTGGGCGTGGTTGCCGGTGTGAGTGCCGCGCTGCTGGCGGGCACCTACGGCACGCTGCTCGGTCGGGATGCCGGCACCGCGCTGCTGGCGTTGCTGGCGGCCCTGAAGACGGCCGAGACCCGCACCCGCCGGGACGCCAACCTGCTGATCCTGCTGGCGCTGTTCGTGGCGAGTACCCACTACTTCTTCGGCCAGGGCCCGCTGACCGCACTGCACAGTGTCCTGGCGGCGTGGGTGCTGCTGACCGCCGCCGCCCGCTGGACCGTGACCGCCCCCAATGAGACGGTGCTCCCGGAGGGCCGCGCGGCCCGGCACGCCGGCGTCCTGATGGCGCTGGCCATGCCGCTGGCCCTGACGCTGTTCGTGCTGTTTCCCCGCCCGTCCGGCCCGCTGTGGCACCTGTCGGTGCAGGGCCGGGCGACGACCGGACTGGCCAACGAGATCACCGCCGGGGAGTACAGCGACCTCGCGCAGAGCCGGGCCGTGGCGTTCCGGGCAGACTTCCAGGGACCGGTGCCGCCCGTCGCAGACCGCTACTGGCGCGGCCCGGTCTACGAGGCCTACGACGGCCAGCGCTGGCGGCAGGTGCGGCAGGGCGGCACGTCGGCCAGTGTGGATGTCAGCGGGCCACAGTGGATCTATACCCTGACCATGGAACCGAGCAGCAGTCCGTGGCTGCCCGTGCTGGACGCGCCGGTGACCCTCCCGACCGGCACCTTCCTGACCACCAATTTCCAGGTGATCATGCTGCGTCCCCCCGCGACCCGGCAGCGCCTGACCGTGCAGAGCCGGCAGGCCCGCCTGGGCGTGCGCGAGTCCGGCGAGCGCCTGCGCTATGACCTGACGTTGCCCGCCGGCGAGAGCCCACGGGCCGTGGCCCTGGCCGCCACGTGGCGCACCCTGGAGCCCGAAGACCGGGTGCAGGCGGCCCTGACCTACCTGCAGCAGGGCGGGTTCACGTATACCCTGTCGCCCCCCGCCCTGCCCCAGCGCGACCGGGTGGACGCCTTCCTGTGGGGCGCCAAGCAGGGCTTCTGCGAGCACTACGCCAGCGCCTTCACGTTCCTGATGCGGGCGGCCGGGATTCCGGCACGGATCGTGGGCGGCTACCTGGGCGGCGAGTTCAACCCGGACGGCGGCTACCTGATCGTCCGGCAGCAGGACGCACATGCGTGGAGCGAGGTGTGGCTGGCGGGCCAGGGCTGGGTACGCGTCGATCCGACCGCCCTGATCGCGCCGGCCCGCGTGAACGCCGACGTGCAGACCGCGCTGGACAGCCCCCTGGCGACCACTGCGCCGGCCCCAGGCGCGCTGGCCCGCCTGCAACTGCGCCTGGACGCCGTGCAGAACCGCTGGGACGATCTGGTCATCGGCTACGGCGGCGAGCGGCAGCAGTCCCTGCTGGCCCGCGTCGGGCTGGGCGACGTGGGCGGTGCCCGCTACAGCGTGGCGCTGCTGGCGCTGCTGGCGCTGGCGCTGCTGCCCGCTGCCCTGTGGCGGCGCCGCGCGTCCAGGCCCCGCGATCCGGCGGCCCGCGCCCTGCACGACCTGACCGTGCGCCTGCGGGTACCACGCGATCCCGGCGAGACCCCCACCGCCTATGCCGCCCGGGTGCGTGGGGTGTGGCCCACGACCGGCCCAGCACTCGAGGACGTGCTGCACGCCTACCACGCGGCCCGCTACGCGCCGGGCGACCCGGCGGCGGCCCTGCGGGATCTGCGGGCGGCGGTGCGGCGCGTTCGGCGGCCGTCCCGCACGGCGTGA
- a CDS encoding AAA family ATPase, with the protein MTAVTSAPPLAGHHPGLLAAVLAQLDHVILGKSGQVRLALACLLARGHLLIEDQPGVGKTTLAHALARTAGLHFRRVQFTADLLPADLTGVSVWDAAASTFRFHEGPVFSEVLLADEINRATPRTQGALLEAMEEGQVSEGGVTRPLPQPFFVIATQNPAAFVGTSPLPEAQLDRFLMTVTLGYPEPAAERQLLEGGGRSLTVRDLPAVLDAPTLLAMQAEAARVHAAAPLLDYLQLLARATRTHPALAAGLSPRALLALLAASRAWAYLHGRQMVLPEDVQAVFPALAAHRLPLRDAHAADIHAVLRGVLHGTPIP; encoded by the coding sequence ATGACCGCCGTGACCTCTGCCCCTCCTCTGGCCGGTCACCACCCGGGCCTGCTGGCGGCCGTACTGGCCCAGCTCGATCACGTGATCCTGGGCAAATCCGGGCAGGTGCGGCTCGCGCTGGCGTGCCTGCTCGCACGGGGACACCTGCTGATCGAGGATCAGCCCGGCGTCGGCAAGACGACCCTGGCGCATGCCCTGGCCCGCACCGCCGGCCTGCACTTCCGGCGCGTGCAGTTCACGGCCGATCTGCTGCCGGCCGACCTGACCGGCGTGAGCGTGTGGGACGCTGCTGCTTCTACCTTCCGCTTCCATGAGGGGCCGGTCTTCAGTGAGGTGCTGCTGGCCGACGAGATCAACCGCGCCACGCCCCGCACCCAGGGAGCGCTGCTGGAGGCCATGGAGGAGGGGCAGGTCTCCGAGGGCGGCGTGACGAGACCGCTGCCGCAGCCCTTCTTCGTGATCGCCACCCAGAATCCGGCCGCCTTCGTGGGCACCAGTCCCCTGCCCGAGGCGCAGCTCGACCGCTTCCTGATGACCGTCACGCTGGGGTACCCGGAACCGGCGGCCGAGCGGCAGCTGCTGGAGGGCGGGGGGCGCAGCCTGACCGTGCGCGACCTGCCGGCCGTACTCGACGCGCCCACCCTGCTCGCCATGCAGGCCGAGGCCGCCCGTGTCCACGCGGCTGCGCCGCTGCTGGACTACCTGCAGCTGCTGGCCCGCGCGACCCGCACGCACCCGGCCCTGGCGGCGGGCCTGAGCCCCCGGGCGCTGCTGGCCCTGCTGGCGGCGTCGCGGGCGTGGGCGTACCTGCACGGCCGGCAGATGGTGCTCCCGGAGGATGTGCAGGCCGTGTTCCCTGCGCTGGCGGCCCACCGCCTGCCGCTGCGGGATGCACACGCGGCGGACATCCACGCGGTGCTGCGCGGCGTGTTGCACGGCACGCCGATTCCCTGA
- the mce gene encoding methylmalonyl-CoA epimerase, which yields MPVTQLDHVAIATPDLDVGSAPYTALGLHPEGPDEDVASQGVRVRAFHVGDTLIELLMPTRDDSPIAAFLEKRGPGLHHTAYRVTDLDAEMTRLMAEGGRFLGSAPTPGRAGTRVAFLHPKWGQGTLIELVEHPRGEHPAGAAQ from the coding sequence ATGCCGGTCACGCAACTCGACCACGTCGCCATCGCCACTCCGGATCTCGACGTGGGCAGCGCTCCGTACACGGCGCTGGGACTGCACCCCGAGGGGCCGGACGAGGACGTGGCGTCGCAGGGCGTGCGGGTGCGGGCGTTCCACGTGGGCGACACGCTGATCGAGCTGCTGATGCCCACCCGTGACGACAGCCCCATTGCCGCCTTCCTGGAGAAGCGCGGCCCCGGCCTGCACCACACCGCGTACCGCGTGACCGATCTGGACGCCGAGATGACGCGCCTGATGGCGGAGGGGGGGCGGTTCCTGGGGAGCGCCCCCACGCCGGGCCGCGCCGGGACGCGCGTGGCCTTCCTGCACCCGAAGTGGGGCCAGGGCACCCTGATCGAGCTGGTGGAGCACCCCCGGGGCGAGCACCCGGCCGGAGCCGCGCAGTGA
- a CDS encoding DUF4442 domain-containing protein, giving the protein MSEPLSAAQTEARRLPVPAVAAIQHALHAIPMNATVGVRITDVGVGWATGECADTPPFRNHLGTIHAGAQFLLAEAVSGAAFAGVFAAQLGQAVPLIEKLDTHYVGRAVGNVTARAEIDPGTLADAHTAFAAEGRARLTVTVVVLDGEHKDVMRATAQWYLRLMPSTRGN; this is encoded by the coding sequence ATGTCCGAGCCCCTGTCCGCTGCCCAGACTGAAGCCCGTCGCCTGCCCGTGCCCGCTGTGGCGGCCATCCAGCACGCGCTGCACGCCATTCCCATGAACGCGACCGTGGGGGTGCGCATCACCGATGTCGGCGTGGGCTGGGCCACCGGAGAGTGTGCAGACACGCCGCCGTTCCGCAACCACCTGGGCACCATCCACGCCGGGGCACAGTTCCTGCTGGCCGAGGCCGTGAGCGGCGCGGCCTTCGCCGGGGTCTTCGCGGCGCAGCTGGGACAGGCGGTGCCGCTGATCGAGAAGCTGGACACCCACTATGTCGGCCGCGCTGTGGGCAACGTCACTGCCCGCGCTGAGATCGATCCCGGCACCCTTGCAGACGCTCACACCGCCTTCGCGGCCGAGGGCCGGGCACGCCTGACCGTGACCGTTGTCGTGCTGGACGGCGAACACAAGGACGTGATGCGGGCGACTGCGCAGTGGTATCTACGTTTGATGCCGTCCACGCGCGGAAATTAA
- a CDS encoding DUF402 domain-containing protein, producing the protein MKRKVFDLRPWARVARHSQSVLNLPGYVIVDYVAHEVTRPLDVEFGGRTIRVLDSGFRWVRVHPTGESGVTGSALSAMLDAGGVPVQVYVDIHVGEGVGEDGLPWTDDAYLDVIGDWHVGNRGDGDGQAGRVTEAHIIDAEDLEAAVQGGLVTPQEAQAVWARAQDVRAALLEGTYAPLAVLRRYLSDPYT; encoded by the coding sequence ATGAAACGCAAGGTCTTCGATCTGCGCCCGTGGGCACGGGTGGCGCGGCACTCGCAGTCGGTGCTGAACCTGCCCGGCTACGTGATCGTGGACTACGTGGCCCACGAGGTCACGCGCCCGCTGGACGTGGAGTTCGGGGGCCGCACGATCCGGGTGCTGGACAGCGGCTTCCGCTGGGTGCGGGTGCATCCGACCGGGGAGAGCGGCGTGACCGGCAGTGCCCTGAGCGCGATGCTGGACGCGGGTGGCGTGCCGGTACAGGTGTACGTGGACATCCACGTGGGCGAGGGGGTGGGCGAGGATGGCCTGCCGTGGACGGACGACGCCTACCTGGACGTGATCGGGGACTGGCACGTGGGCAACAGGGGAGATGGTGACGGTCAGGCCGGGCGCGTGACCGAGGCGCACATCATCGACGCCGAGGATCTGGAGGCGGCCGTGCAGGGCGGTCTGGTCACGCCCCAGGAGGCGCAGGCCGTGTGGGCACGGGCACAGGACGTGCGGGCGGCGCTGCTGGAAGGCACCTATGCCCCTCTGGCAGTGCTGCGGCGGTATCTGAGCGATCCGTATACCTGA
- a CDS encoding phosphoribosylglycinamide formyltransferase, whose product MRLGFLASHGGSAARHLTAACRAGELAAMPAVLISNNSRSPALAWARDAGLSTAHLSSAGYPAPDDLDRAILEALTAAGADTLVLSGYMRELGPRVLGHYAGRVVNIHPSLLPRHGGRGMYGDRVHEAVLASGDDESGATVHLVTQGIDEGPVLAQARVPVLPGDTLDTLKARVQAVEGDLMLRAVRGLATSVTAT is encoded by the coding sequence TTGAGGCTCGGATTCCTCGCCTCGCACGGGGGGAGCGCCGCGCGGCACCTCACGGCCGCGTGCCGCGCCGGGGAACTGGCCGCCATGCCCGCCGTGCTCATCAGCAACAACAGCCGTTCGCCGGCCCTGGCGTGGGCACGGGACGCGGGCCTGAGCACGGCCCACCTGAGCAGCGCGGGGTATCCGGCTCCGGATGACCTCGACCGCGCCATTCTGGAGGCCCTGACGGCCGCCGGGGCCGACACGCTGGTGCTCAGCGGATACATGCGCGAACTCGGGCCGCGTGTGCTGGGCCACTACGCGGGCCGGGTCGTGAACATCCACCCCAGCCTGCTGCCGCGCCACGGTGGGCGCGGCATGTATGGCGACCGGGTGCACGAGGCCGTGCTCGCCAGCGGCGACGACGAGAGCGGCGCGACCGTCCACCTCGTCACGCAGGGTATCGACGAGGGGCCGGTGCTGGCGCAGGCGCGGGTGCCGGTGCTGCCCGGCGACACGCTAGACACGCTGAAGGCCCGCGTGCAGGCCGTCGAGGGCGACCTGATGCTGCGGGCCGTGCGGGGGCTGGCCACGTCCGTGACTGCGACATGA